The nucleotide sequence GATTGTTGAATTTTTTATCGAGAATGCCGAGTACTTCAAGTTTATGGAACAAATTCAAGCTTCGCCCATCATCACCGAGGAGACCAGAAAAAAGGGGTTGGAAACGGTGGCACCGGTTTATGATTTGCTTAAAAGGGGAAAGGAAGAACGCATTGTTAAAAATTTGGAAACCGAAGAATTGATCCAGTTCATCGGAGGTTCGGTATTTTCGTATTTAAGGTGGTACCATAGCCAAGGGAAAGTAGAGACGTCCTCTGTTCAAAACCAGGTGCGAATGGTTTGGGACGGGATAAAAGAGTAAAAAAATTTACACGAACATTGGAGTGAACGTTCATTCCAATATAAATAAGGTGAACTATTTAATATTTTAAAAATGAAAAGAGTTGTTTTGGTTACGGGTACGTCATCGGGAGTAGGTTTTGAAAGTTCCCTGCTTTTTGCGGAGAAGGGGTATAAGGTTTATGCTTCCATGAGGAATTTAAAAAAGGCCGACCGCCTAAAGGAAAAAATAGAAGAAGGCAATTTAGACATTGACATATTGGAACTCGATGTGACCAAGGTCGACAGTATCAAGGGCGCAGTGGATACCATTATCGGGAAAGAGGGTAGGATTGATGTCTTGATCAATAATGCCGGGGCAGGTTTTGCAAAAGCCGTGGAACAGGCGAGCGAAGAGGAAATAAGGTGGGTCACCGAAGTCAATTATCTAGGCACGGTGTTTTGCACCCAAGCCGTCTTGCCACATATGCGTAAACAAAGATCGGGGCAAATTATAAATCTAAGTTCGGTGGGTGGATTGGTAGGCCAGCCCTTTAATGAGCTCTATTGCGCCGCGAAATTTGCGGTAGAAGGCTTTGCTGAGGGTTTGGCGGCCTATGTTACCGACGCTTTCAATATCAAGATCAGTAATGTAGAACCAGGGGGGATCTCTACCGAATTTATGAATTCGGCCGTTGAAAAGACCGCGGTTGACGGTAAGTTGGCCTCGGGTGAATACCTTCCTATTTTTGAGCGTTACCTCGCGGGCAACCAGCAGAGGGCGGCCGAATCTGTAGAGCAAGTCTATCAAACGGGCCGAGAGGTTGCCGAAGTCGTACTCGATGTGGCCGAAAACGAAAATCCGCCGATGCGTATCCGTACTTCGGAATGGGCCCAAAATCTATGTGAACTTAAAACCAAGGCCGATCCCGATGGAACCAAATTGGTAGATCAGATCAAACGTAGTTTTTTATAGGATTTGGAAAGGGGCCGAAAAAAATATTCGGACAAATTTATCCTCTTTCTGTGTAATTTCTATTGAATTACTTATTTTTACCTTTCTACTTGTGCAATTAAGATATGGCTAGAATGGTGAAAATAGGGGTGCGTTTAATAGTAGTCTTGTTATTGGTGAGCTGTAGGGACACCAATGGGAAGCCCAAAAAAACGTCAAAATCGAACCGGGTCGTAACAACTTATATTGCATTGCCCAAAAAGGTGAAATCACCTAAGGACAACCCGGCTTCCCCTGAAAAGGAGGCCTTGGGGAAATTACTTTTTTACGACCCCGTTCTTTCCGGAAACAAGGATGTGGCCTGTGCCACCTGCCATCACCCCCAAAACGGTTATGCAGAGTTTTTGGATATCAGTATTGGTCCCAATGCTACTGGCCTGGGTGCCCGTAGGAAATTCAATGCGCCCAACGATATTCCCTTTGTAAAAAGAAATGCCCCAACCATTATCAATTCGGCCTACAATGGAATAGACCCCTTCGGCAACTATGATCCGGAACAAGCCACTATGTTTTGGGACGATCGTGTTAAGAGTCTTGAAAAACAGGCCTTGGAGCCGATAAAGGCCTTTGAGGAAATGCGTGGGCACGGTATAGGTGTCGATAGCATATTGCAGGTTGTGGTGGATCGCGTAAAGCAAATTCCCGAATATCAACAAATGTTCGCCGATGCCTTTGGTGTGCCGAATGCGGTAACGGTAGAAAATTTAGGAAAGGCCATCGCCGCCTTTGAGCGTTCGTTGGTAACGAACAATTCGCGCTTCGATCAATTTATGAGGGGAGATGAGGATGCAATTCTAATTTCGGAAAAAGAAGGTTTTGAACTGTTTAAGTCGGTAGGTTGCGTCAATTGCCACAATGGTCCCATGTTTTCTGATTATAAGATGCACGTATTGGGTACCCCTGAAAACGATAAGCTGGGCGAACCCGATAGAGGAGTGAAGGATACCTTTGCCTTTCGTACGCCTACTTTACGGAATCTACGCTTTACCGCCCCTTATATGCATAATGGGAGTTTGCCTACCCTCAAAAAGGTGCTGGAATTTT is from Zobellia galactanivorans and encodes:
- a CDS encoding TetR/AcrR family transcriptional regulator, which translates into the protein MNKKESILRSALALLVEKGVHNTPMSAIAKNAGTGMGTIYNYFPNKEVLINEIYAGIKEKENTIFPEFDTTRPIKTQFERYYTAIVEFFIENAEYFKFMEQIQASPIITEETRKKGLETVAPVYDLLKRGKEERIVKNLETEELIQFIGGSVFSYLRWYHSQGKVETSSVQNQVRMVWDGIKE
- a CDS encoding SDR family oxidoreductase, with translation MKRVVLVTGTSSGVGFESSLLFAEKGYKVYASMRNLKKADRLKEKIEEGNLDIDILELDVTKVDSIKGAVDTIIGKEGRIDVLINNAGAGFAKAVEQASEEEIRWVTEVNYLGTVFCTQAVLPHMRKQRSGQIINLSSVGGLVGQPFNELYCAAKFAVEGFAEGLAAYVTDAFNIKISNVEPGGISTEFMNSAVEKTAVDGKLASGEYLPIFERYLAGNQQRAAESVEQVYQTGREVAEVVLDVAENENPPMRIRTSEWAQNLCELKTKADPDGTKLVDQIKRSFL
- a CDS encoding cytochrome c peroxidase, with the protein product MARMVKIGVRLIVVLLLVSCRDTNGKPKKTSKSNRVVTTYIALPKKVKSPKDNPASPEKEALGKLLFYDPVLSGNKDVACATCHHPQNGYAEFLDISIGPNATGLGARRKFNAPNDIPFVKRNAPTIINSAYNGIDPFGNYDPEQATMFWDDRVKSLEKQALEPIKAFEEMRGHGIGVDSILQVVVDRVKQIPEYQQMFADAFGVPNAVTVENLGKAIAAFERSLVTNNSRFDQFMRGDEDAILISEKEGFELFKSVGCVNCHNGPMFSDYKMHVLGTPENDKLGEPDRGVKDTFAFRTPTLRNLRFTAPYMHNGSLPTLKKVLEFYEDIANGKERNPHVPVQKYDPFVRDLNLSVKEMSQIISFLNTLNDDGFDKTVPERVPSGLPVGGNIQ